A genomic region of Papaver somniferum cultivar HN1 chromosome 7, ASM357369v1, whole genome shotgun sequence contains the following coding sequences:
- the LOC113294666 gene encoding uncharacterized protein LOC113294666, producing MKYIYRGFWEIEAQVLRLRFWERDFKPELQKTSTAFVWIGFPGLCIEYWTENILMEMERALGRPIWVDETTLKKDIGYYASIYVEIDLAKVIPNKVWVETEYGKFEQEYKAQVENNGGFTSTLESPKEFPVLSAEKVLEVGTSIPSLNNNVGVSNLVASSLVESDEVISAQVLSNITAETDKMGEWKDVLGKASKSRKLNTIVEGANGGKTFISPRKFNALIDVPEKQDISFPKVIGRPTKGKVKGIPTVTTRNQASNLVKMNPGGGSSNTSQISQSQ from the exons ATGAAGTATATTTATCGAGGATTCTGGGAAATTGAAGCTCAAGTTCTCAGACTCAGATTTTGGGAGCGTGATTTCAAACCAGAACTACAAAAAACTTCAACTGCTTTTGTATGGATTGGATTTCCAGGATTATGCATTGAATATTGGACTGAAAATATACTAATGGAAATGGAAAGAGCTCTTGGAAGACCAATTTGGGTAGATGAAACTACTTTGAAAAAGGATATAGGGTATTATGCAAGCATATATGTTGAAATTGATTTAGCTAAAGTGATTCCAAACAAGGTTTGGGTTGAAACCGAATATGGCAAGTTTGAACAAGAG TACAAAGCTCAAGTGGAGAACAATGGTGGTTTCACTAGTACTTTAGAATCTCCTAAAGAGTTTCCTGTATTATCAGCTGAGAAAGTGTTAGAGGTTGGAACAAGCATTCCTTCCTTGAATAATAATGTTGGTGTTTCAAATTTAGTAGCATCATCTTTGGTGGAGTCTGATGAGGTAATTTCTGCTCAAGTTCTGTCAAATATAACTGCTGAGACTGATAAAATGGGTGAATGGAAGGATGTTTTAGGAAAAGCTTCAAAATCAAGAAAACTCAATACGATTGTAGAAGGAGCTAATGGGGGTAAGACTTTTATTTCTCCAAGAAAATTTAATGCTCTGATTGATGTACCTGAAAAGCAAGATATTAGTTTTCCAAAAGTTATTGGTAGACCTACTAAAGGGAAAGTTAAAGGTATTCCTACAGTTACAACTAGAAATCAAGCTAGTAATTTAGTTAAAATGAATCCTGGTGGGGGGAGTTCAAATACCTCCCAAATTTCTCAATCTCAATGA